The stretch of DNA TCCTGTCTTTGATAAATGCGCCCAATTACAAACACAAATTGATGAGCTAAAAGCGGAAATGGCTTCGATGAAAGAGGAAAAAAGGAGGGTCTTAGAAAATGACCATACAAATATATAATACATTAACAAGACAAAAAGAAATATTTAAGCCACTAGAAGAAGGTAAGGTTAAAATGTATGTATGCGGTCCGACTGTATACAACTATATTCATATTGGTAATGCAAGACCCGCAATTGTGTTTGATACTGTTCGCCGGTATTTGGAATATAGAGGATTTGATGTAGATTATGTATTAAACTTCACGGACGTAGATGATAAAATCATAAAAACTGCAAAAGACGTTGGTGAAGAAGTTCCAGTGCTTGCGGATAGATTTGTGAATGCGTATTTAGAAGACGTAGGAGCACTTGGTGTAAAAAAAGCTACAAAGAATCCAAGAGTAATGGATACGATGGATGATATTATTGCTTTTATTTCAGCCTTAATTGAAAAAGGCTATGCGTATGAAGCGGATGGAGACGTATATTTTAAACCAAGATCCTTTGACACGTATGGCAAATTATCTCATCAATCTATTGATGAACTGCGTTCTGGAGCGCGAATTCAAGTAGGAGAGAAAAAAGAAGATCCACTTGACTTTGCATTATGGAAGCAAGCAAAAGACGATGAAATTGCTTGGAAATCTCCTTGGGGTGAAGGAAGACCAGGTTGGCATATTGAATGCTCGGCAATGGTGAAGAAACATTTAGGAGATACGATTGATATCCACGCTGGTGGACAGGATTTAACTTTCCCACATCACGAAAATGAAATAGCACAATCAGAAGCAATGAACGGGGAGACTTTTGCAAACTATTGGATGCATAATGGGTATATTAATATTGATAATGAGAAAATGTCGAAGTCACTTGGTAACTTTGTACTTGCTAGAGACTTAATCCAAG from Oceanobacillus iheyensis HTE831 encodes:
- the cysS gene encoding cysteine--tRNA ligase, producing the protein MTIQIYNTLTRQKEIFKPLEEGKVKMYVCGPTVYNYIHIGNARPAIVFDTVRRYLEYRGFDVDYVLNFTDVDDKIIKTAKDVGEEVPVLADRFVNAYLEDVGALGVKKATKNPRVMDTMDDIIAFISALIEKGYAYEADGDVYFKPRSFDTYGKLSHQSIDELRSGARIQVGEKKEDPLDFALWKQAKDDEIAWKSPWGEGRPGWHIECSAMVKKHLGDTIDIHAGGQDLTFPHHENEIAQSEAMNGETFANYWMHNGYINIDNEKMSKSLGNFVLARDLIQAHDPRVLRFFMLSVHYRNPINFTEALLESAKTSLERIQTAYHNLSHRRDSSLNLTNDDAKWLQLVSAAMSKFEQDMDDDFNTANAISVLFDLSKEANVYLQENQTSTEVIDAFQDAISQILTVLGINILEDEETLLDETIEALIKERNEARKNRNFARADEIRDMLKEKGIVLEDTPQGVRWKRGK